A segment of the Gossypium hirsutum isolate 1008001.06 chromosome D10, Gossypium_hirsutum_v2.1, whole genome shotgun sequence genome:
ATCATTGCAGTTCATTTTATTACATAACTTTATCGACAACCACTTGATTTTAAGTCTTAGAACATTAATTTGTCGGTGAAGAAGACATACCTGGACCCTCCATTGAATCCTCTTTTGTTTTTGTAGGTGAATAAAAAATTCTGATGATAGTAGCTTTCTTAGTCAactgaaaaaaaaactaaaaaaagaggagatgaacggttttttaactaagatttagggtttaaaatttttaattaattaaatttatttaactaaaaatctattctcatcccattaggaaatccaaattggcacttaaaatctagttggactgccacgtaggattaccattagggagataacggaacgtaacggaagagtgatcacttcgtaacaaaataataacataagtgactaaaacgtaacatttcaaacataagtgactaaaatgtaacctgaggcaaacaaaagtgactatttttgtagtttaccctattttaaaattatataaaaaataatataaaaattaatataggcGGGCCAAGTCGGGCCCGAGTTTTTACATTATTATCTGGGTCAGACattgacaaaattttaggctcatttttcgGGCCGAGCCAGGTCCAAACCTGACAAATGGACTTAAATTTTCAATTGAACCCGACCCAGCCCAtgctagaggtgctcatgggccgggccaggcccgaAAAAATTTTCGGCCTGCGTCCTAGGCCCGGGCTCGGGTCgtcccgaaatatgggcctgaaattttgtccaggctCGGCTCggaaaaaattcctaagcccgagctaggtccattttttaataaacactaaaaatttattttaaaaataaaaaaataaaaaataaaaaataaaaaaatattttaaaaatattttaaaattaaaaaataaatatttattatatattcaggctcgggccaaaaaagtggtgcccaaAGCCCaaaaacgggcctcattttttacctaaactcatattttaggtctatatttttacccgaacccttgCATATTTTGAGGAGACCGTCGGGCCGGGAGCACCTCTAGCCCATGCCCTAATGTGAACTTCTAGAATAAGTAATGGAGAAAAACGATTAAATAAACTTCTAGCTAGAGTAAGTAAAAGGCGAAAAACGCTTTTTTGATGTTTTCCTTATTTAAGTCGATCATgcttattttcttctttcttcaacttcctCGATGGCATCGAAAGCACGGCACCGCCTTAAATTATGATGGTTTTTGCCTTCCTGTTGAAGCCTCGTAAGTTATTTATGGAACTTCGCGTACAAAACCAGAAGTAATtgttcaaagaaaagaaaacccaaaGTAACAAAAAACAAAGGCAAGCCCCCCAATTCACACCTTCACGAACCACGAGCAAGAGCAcacagtttttattttattttttcttttctagttTGCTTTGGTCCCTGGTTGGTActtggaaagaaaaaaagaaactcagtctgaataaaaaaaaaagcaatggcGAAATCAATTGTTTCAGCCGTTTTGGAGAAGTTGAGTTCCTTCTTAATGATACCTGGAGAGATAAAACGCAACTTTGAGTTGGCCTTAGCTCTCGAAGAGGAAATTGGAAAAGTGATTGCTCATTTTCAGGATATTCAATCAGTACTTCAAGATGCAGAATCAAAACAGGTACATGTTGTcgctattcttttttttttttttgaagtattaGTTTGTGGGTTATTTTTGTCTTGTGGATTATTATATATGGCTTTCTGAGTTGACTGTTTCAATCATGGGGCCCTAGTATCCTTTCCTCTCGTACATAGGATTTATATCTAACATGGAGAAGAataaagtttgattttaaaatctaATTCGGGCACCTTCCTCGAAATATCAGTGTAAGCGGAAAATAAAATGGATTATTGAATTTGAAATCCCGTGTTTAGggtttgaaattttaattctGGAAATTAAACGATCAGTGTTAGATTTGAGATCATAGTGGACTTAAGCGGGTTGAATAGTGGTATTCGATTAAGCGGGTTGAATAGTGGTATTCGATTCCTTACTGAAATTGTTGGAATTcaagatattaaatgaaatttatgttgCCCATCTGATTATCTTAAAGTAAATCTTATCTTACCTTTCAATAGGTAAAGGATGCGAATGTGAGAAATTGGTTGAAGAAACTGAAAGATGTAGCCTATGACGTTGATGATGTGTTGGACGAGTGGAATTCTGAGAAACTGAAATCACAGATTGAGAAAGAACAAAAAGAAGCCAGAAATTTCCCCTTGCTGAAGAAGATGCGCAATTCTATCTCTTCTTTTACCTTTCAAACTATTCTATACTATAAAATTGCATCCAAGCTAAACGGAGTAAATGAACAACTTGATAGTATAGCTACTGAAAAAGATAGGTATAAGTTCGGGTTAGAGAAGGTAGTTGAAGAACCCCGAAGGCTAATAACTGCCTCTTTCATAGATGATGAAGAAGTTTATGGAAGGTGTCAAGAGACAGAGATTCTAGTGAATGTGTTGGTGGGGGAGAATAGTAGTGGAGGAGGGTTGAAGCTCCCTGTCATATCTATCATGGGGATGGGGGGAATTGGGAAAACGACACTTGCTCAACTGGTTTACAATCACAGTGATGTTGAATGTCATTTTGATAAGAGAATATGGATATGTGTCTCAGACCCTTTTGATGAGATAAGGATTGCAAAAGAGATCCTTGAAGCATTTAAAGGCGAAAGTTTGAATTTAGTTGGAAAGGATAACATCTTGCAGGAAATTCGTAGCCATGTTTCAGGGAAGAAAGTACTTCTTGTGTTGGATGATGTGTGGAGTGAAGATGCAACAAGATGGGAGCAATTGAGAACCTCCCTCAAGCATTGCTCTCCTGGGAGTAGAATTTTGATAACCACTCGGAACGAAAAAGTTGCTATAATAATGGGAACAACATCTTCAAACTTATTTCTATTAAATACTTTGTCTCTAGAGGAATGTTGGTCATTACTTAGCCGTAGAGCATACTATGGGAGGACAAGAGAGGAATGTGAAAATTTAGATGATATTGGTTGGAAAATTGCTGAAAAGTGCCAGGGCTTGCCCCTTGCTGCGAAGATTCTAGGTGGTCTCTTGCGGTTCAAGAGAACCAGAGAACAATGGCAGAATGTATTGGATAGTGAAATGTGGGACATTGAAGAGGCTGAACAAGATCTTTTCCCTCCCTTATTTTTGAGTTATTATGAGCTGCCTTTGGCTTTTAAGCAGTGCATTTCATATTGTGCTGTCTTTCCGAAAGGTATGATCTTAAGAAAAGATGAATTGATCAAGCTGTGGATGGCGCAAGATTACTTGAAGGGAGTGCGGTGTGAAGAGATGGAGATTGTTGGTGAGGAATATTTTGATGAGCTACATATGCGTTCATTTTTTCAGGATTTTAGAGGGGATGAACTAGACAGCGGTATTATGAAATACAAAATGCATGATATAATTCATGATTTTCTTCTAGTTTTAATGAAAACCGAATGTGTGATGCTAGTAAACCATGATTCTGAAGAGTTAAAAGTAGACTTGTCATGTGAAAGTGCTCGCTATGGAACACTGATTCGTAAAGAAGCTGCACCAACAGAACCTAATATTTTCCGTTTCAGAAAGTTGCGTAGCCTCCTTATTGACTCAAGCTATCATGATACCTCATCACTAAGACTATATTTGCCCAGGTTGTTTGATCAATTGACTTGCCTAAGGACTTTAAATTTGAGTAACGGTTTATTCAGAAATTCAATTGAAGAACTTCCTGATGAGATAGGAAAATTGGTTCACTTGAGATATCTTAACTTGAAGaacaataaaaaattgaaagaattaccTGAATCACTGTGTGGGTTATGTAATTTACAGACCTTAAACCTCAAATGGTGTGATAGTCTTAAAGAATTACCGTGTGGAATTGGAAAAATAATCAACTTGAGGCATCTTGAGAATGATCAAACAAACTTGAGCCTGATGGCAATACCAAAAGGAATTGGAAGATTAACGAACCTTCAGACACTAAGTTTGTTTGTTGTAATGGGTAATAGCGATACATCTAGTCTTGGAGATCTTCAAAACTTAATTCATCTTCGAGGACTTCTTAAGATAAGTGGACTGGGAGCTGTGTGTGATGTGACTGAAGCTAAGAAAGCAgagcttgaaaacaagaaagGCCTTCGGACTTTGATACTAGATTTTACTATTTCGAAGGGGTTAATGTCAAATAGGTGGCAGAGAGATGATGGAAGACTCCTTGAAGCTCTACGACCACCTCCTTGCTTGGAAGAGCTAGAGATATGGTGGTACAATAGCCCCACCATCTCTGCCAACTGGATGATGGGCTTGACCAAGTTGAGCCATGTTTCATTGGGTTATTGCTTGCACTTGAAGTCTTTGCCTCCCTTGGGGAAATTGCCATCCCTTGAATCACTCTATATAGGGGGAATGAGCAGAGTGGAAAAAGTGTCAGTTGAGTTTCTGGGTGTAGAAAGAGAAGAGATATTAGCACCTTCATCATCTTTGGAATCACCTTCATTATCTGTTATTGCCTTCCCTAGTCTAAAACatcttgaatttgaattttttgattTGGAAGAGTGGGAGGATTGGATGCCATTAACAAGCAGAGAAGAACATATTAGCATCATGCCTCGGCTTTGTTCCCTAACTATTAATTCCTGCCCAAAGTTAAAGGCACTGCCCTGCTACGTTCTTCATAATACAAGTCTAAAGCAATTGAACAT
Coding sequences within it:
- the LOC107932694 gene encoding putative disease resistance protein RGA3, coding for MAKSIVSAVLEKLSSFLMIPGEIKRNFELALALEEEIGKVIAHFQDIQSVLQDAESKQVKDANVRNWLKKLKDVAYDVDDVLDEWNSEKLKSQIEKEQKEARNFPLLKKMRNSISSFTFQTILYYKIASKLNGVNEQLDSIATEKDRYKFGLEKVVEEPRRLITASFIDDEEVYGRCQETEILVNVLVGENSSGGGLKLPVISIMGMGGIGKTTLAQLVYNHSDVECHFDKRIWICVSDPFDEIRIAKEILEAFKGESLNLVGKDNILQEIRSHVSGKKVLLVLDDVWSEDATRWEQLRTSLKHCSPGSRILITTRNEKVAIIMGTTSSNLFLLNTLSLEECWSLLSRRAYYGRTREECENLDDIGWKIAEKCQGLPLAAKILGGLLRFKRTREQWQNVLDSEMWDIEEAEQDLFPPLFLSYYELPLAFKQCISYCAVFPKGMILRKDELIKLWMAQDYLKGVRCEEMEIVGEEYFDELHMRSFFQDFRGDELDSGIMKYKMHDIIHDFLLVLMKTECVMLVNHDSEELKVDLSCESARYGTLIRKEAAPTEPNIFRFRKLRSLLIDSSYHDTSSLRLYLPRLFDQLTCLRTLNLSNGLFRNSIEELPDEIGKLVHLRYLNLKNNKKLKELPESLCGLCNLQTLNLKWCDSLKELPCGIGKIINLRHLENDQTNLSLMAIPKGIGRLTNLQTLSLFVVMGNSDTSSLGDLQNLIHLRGLLKISGLGAVCDVTEAKKAELENKKGLRTLILDFTISKGLMSNRWQRDDGRLLEALRPPPCLEELEIWWYNSPTISANWMMGLTKLSHVSLGYCLHLKSLPPLGKLPSLESLYIGGMSRVEKVSVEFLGVEREEILAPSSSLESPSLSVIAFPSLKHLEFEFFDLEEWEDWMPLTSREEHISIMPRLCSLTINSCPKLKALPCYVLHNTSLKQLNISQSPTLSERCRKETGEDWLKISHIPSIMIDSVRIQVNCSSVEEFGVLQFQPLHSSSLSSKNFLKAFSQN